The segment TGAATCTGTTCGTTGGATCAATACAGTAATCCCGCCGAAAGCCTATCCAACGTTATTAGATATTGGCTGTGGTCCGGGAATCTATGCAGAAAAATTTAGTCGATTAGGGTATGAAGTAACGGGGCTTGATTTTTCTAAGCGTTCGATAGCATATGCCAAAAAATCTGCGGAAGACCAACAGTTACCGATTACGTACCATTACGCAGATTATCTGACAATGGATTTAGATAAACAATACGATAGCATCACAATGATCTATTGTGACTTTGGAGCGTTATCAGCGAGTGATAGAAAAAGATTATTAGAAAATATTTATCAGCATCTAAAACCGACGGGGAAAGTTTTATTGGATGTTTTTTCGATGGCAAGTTATCAATCATTTGAAGAAAAGCGAGTTTGGGATACTTGTCCAGACGGAAGATTCTGGACAGATGAACCTCATGTAG is part of the Enterococcus mundtii genome and harbors:
- a CDS encoding class I SAM-dependent methyltransferase, encoding MIETLLNKPTLYQQTKGAFWDDRHISKQMLQAHLDPEFEGASRKAGFIDESVRWINTVIPPKAYPTLLDIGCGPGIYAEKFSRLGYEVTGLDFSKRSIAYAKKSAEDQQLPITYHYADYLTMDLDKQYDSITMIYCDFGALSASDRKRLLENIYQHLKPTGKVLLDVFSMASYQSFEEKRVWDTCPDGRFWTDEPHVALQYNTKYNEHVTLEQTTILTDYENKNYYLWMTYFTKETLQKEMEAAGFVVSGFYGDVKGSPYDENSPTLAVVLEKKE